In the Besnoitia besnoiti strain Bb-Ger1 chromosome XII, whole genome shotgun sequence genome, one interval contains:
- a CDS encoding hypothetical protein (encoded by transcript BESB_022610) yields the protein MAFLLNVGFWAPAQMLSTPALSRGYSAGGKGQMSIFFTRNDALLSRPISLFCRSASCVRETAPRYLLATRPEHSGFRLPSSVHGASQLAHRWLRRPAAPRFPEAFSVPGGEVEALPSTLRHILNVKSIRHLASEASSGARSHASCDAGTVCKRQRPQSRAARAALSYSAVLNPLSSVSCIRATSPIASAVFARTISTCRRRYFKMRKFHKKKYKKKLMRLKKIPFVEMHKEKRTWKTYRETRLYRKELRRGLPKKGARKLRLKRER from the coding sequence ATGGCTTTTCTTCTGAATGTTGGCTTCTGGGCCCCGGCTCAGATGCTGTCCACCCCTGCCTTGTCTAGAGGGTATTCAGCCGGGGGAAAAGGGCAGATGTCCATTTTTTTTACCAGGAACGATGCACTCCTGAGTCGGCCAATCAGTCTCTTCTGCCGATCAGCCTCGTGCGTGAGAGAGACTGCTCCACGCTATTTGCTCGCAACCCGGCCAGAGCACTCGGGTTTCAGACTACCCAGTTCTGTCCATGGCGCTAGCCAGCTGGCGCATCGGTGGCTTCGCCgtccagcggcgcctcgctttccAGAAGCCTTCTCCGTGCCTGGCGGAGAAGTGGAGGCTCTTCCGTCAACACTGCGCCACATTCTGAATGTAAAAAGCATACGCCACTTGGCATCTGAAGCTTCGTCTGGTGCTCGGTCGCACGCGAGCTGCGACGCTGGGACCGTGTGCAAACGACAGCGTCCCcagagccgcgccgcacgtGCTGCGCTGTCGTACAGTGCCGTGCTCAACCCCCTCTCTTCAGTATCTTGCATTCGCGCCACTTCGCCTATAGCTTCGGCCGTGTTCGCTCGAACCATCAGTACTTGCAGACGACGCTACTTCAAGATGCGGAAGTTCCACAAAAAGAAGTACAAGAAGAAGCTGATGCGGCTGAAGAAAATCCCCTTTGTTGAGATGCACAAAGAGAAGAGGACATGGAAAACGTACCGGGAAACCCGCCTGTATCGCAAGGAGCTGCGACGTGGACTTCCTAAGAAAGGCGCTCGAAAGCTTCGTCTCAAGCGGGAAAGATGA